A single Crateriforma conspicua DNA region contains:
- a CDS encoding sigma-70 family RNA polymerase sigma factor, protein MNDETEPDIDLTDPSVIARYEPYLRMLARTQSRRAYQAKVGASDMVQQVMLQAVQGFDGFRGKTEAELRGWLRQILANHLCHLDRDMHRDKRDVSREQSMQQAVHQSSMRLEQLLAGDMATPSQHMAVGESVIRLATAIEKLPDDQRDAVRLHYLDGLKLAEVAQRMGKSNGSIAGLLHRGMKQLRREFEA, encoded by the coding sequence ATGAACGACGAAACCGAACCGGACATCGACCTGACCGACCCTTCGGTGATCGCCCGTTATGAGCCGTATCTGCGAATGCTGGCCCGGACTCAATCGCGTCGTGCGTACCAGGCCAAAGTCGGTGCCAGCGACATGGTTCAGCAAGTAATGTTGCAGGCGGTGCAGGGGTTTGACGGTTTTCGCGGCAAGACCGAGGCCGAATTGCGGGGCTGGCTGCGACAAATCTTGGCGAATCATTTGTGTCACCTGGATCGCGACATGCATCGTGACAAACGCGATGTGTCCAGGGAACAGTCGATGCAGCAAGCCGTCCATCAATCGTCGATGCGTCTGGAACAGTTACTGGCCGGCGATATGGCCACGCCCAGCCAACACATGGCGGTCGGCGAGAGTGTGATTCGGCTGGCGACGGCGATCGAAAAGCTGCCGGACGACCAGCGTGATGCCGTGCGTCTGCACTATTTGGATGGCTTGAAATTGGCCGAGGTGGCGCAGCGGATGGGGAAGTCCAATGGCTCGATCGCCGGCCTGTTGCACCGGGGAATGAAACAGTTGCGTCGGGAGTTCGAAGCGTAG
- a CDS encoding NHL repeat-containing protein has translation MLLSVNVSAVWSQTVTATVPVGMPFGVEVDGDDVWVTSITDESVGLISPDDRYRPLIGGAEAGVFQWPHEVRVGDAKQLYIADTRNHRIIRVDTDGGSAGQNDPADHHYQVIAGTGKAGFADGPGGSALFNQPHSVVVLDDKTLLIADTKNHRIRKLDLKSGVVSPYCGDGSPELPKDGQARQQASLFGPRSLAVDDNSVWIALREGNSIWRLDRATDTLHHIAGTGRKGYDGDGGSAKAATMNGPKGLDIDAEGGVLVVDTENHCVRRIDVAADRIETVLGGNQAAATTELKRPHGIAATGQGRSFWLADSENDRMLLFEDQ, from the coding sequence ATGCTGTTATCCGTGAACGTCTCGGCCGTCTGGTCGCAAACCGTCACGGCGACCGTTCCGGTCGGCATGCCCTTTGGTGTGGAAGTCGACGGTGATGACGTTTGGGTCACCAGCATCACCGATGAAAGCGTTGGATTGATTTCCCCCGACGATCGCTATCGGCCGCTGATCGGTGGCGCCGAAGCCGGTGTGTTTCAGTGGCCGCACGAAGTCCGCGTCGGTGACGCCAAACAGTTGTACATCGCCGACACTCGGAATCATCGAATCATCCGCGTCGATACCGACGGCGGCAGTGCCGGACAAAACGATCCGGCGGACCATCACTACCAAGTCATCGCGGGAACGGGCAAAGCCGGCTTCGCCGATGGCCCCGGCGGATCCGCCTTGTTCAACCAGCCACACAGCGTCGTGGTGCTGGACGACAAGACGTTGCTGATCGCCGACACCAAAAATCACCGCATTCGCAAGCTGGATCTAAAGTCCGGTGTGGTATCGCCATACTGCGGCGACGGTTCACCCGAACTTCCCAAGGACGGCCAAGCTCGCCAACAGGCTTCGCTGTTCGGTCCCCGTTCGCTTGCCGTTGATGACAACTCGGTTTGGATCGCATTGCGTGAAGGCAACAGTATCTGGCGTTTGGATCGCGCGACCGATACGCTGCACCATATCGCCGGCACCGGCCGAAAAGGCTATGACGGTGACGGCGGATCTGCCAAAGCCGCGACGATGAACGGCCCCAAAGGTCTGGACATCGATGCCGAAGGCGGCGTGCTAGTCGTCGACACCGAAAACCACTGCGTGCGTCGCATCGACGTCGCCGCGGACCGTATCGAAACCGTGCTGGGCGGCAATCAGGCTGCGGCGACGACCGAATTGAAGCGACCCCACGGGATCGCCGCGACGGGGCAGGGCCGATCGTTCTGGCTGGCTGATTCGGAGAACGACCGGATGCTGCTGTTCGAAGATCAGTGA
- a CDS encoding L-threonylcarbamoyladenylate synthase translates to MNQATDPASLIHPPTDSAIRRAAAELTAGNLVGVPTETVYGLAADATRDDAVSKIYQAKGRPSTNPLIVHTADATAARRYTSLFVGDRRNADVDSALIDQWDIASALWPGPLTVVVPRSTSIPDIVTAGRDTVAIRVPDHHVMRKLLKQCPFPLAAPSANVSNYVSPTTARHVADGLGQSVAMVLDGGRCDWGVESTIIQLNADGPRLLRPGGITAEQLRSVFGQIHVPDQDGNHTQAQVAPGQLPTHYSPDKTLVFLDRYETLLRDPSFQAPQRTGRIAFGKLNDAQRSRFDQVWVVDETGDLRRIASSLFAVLREADQSDCDLLVIDRCEESGIGRAIMDRLRRATRSVDQTH, encoded by the coding sequence TTGAACCAAGCCACCGATCCCGCTTCGCTGATTCATCCGCCCACCGATTCGGCGATCCGTCGTGCCGCGGCCGAGTTGACCGCCGGAAATCTGGTGGGCGTTCCCACCGAGACGGTCTATGGCTTGGCCGCCGATGCGACTCGCGATGACGCGGTGTCAAAGATCTATCAAGCCAAAGGGCGCCCCAGCACCAACCCTTTGATCGTGCATACCGCTGACGCGACCGCCGCGCGACGGTACACGTCATTGTTTGTGGGTGACCGACGCAACGCAGACGTGGACTCGGCCCTGATCGACCAATGGGACATCGCGTCAGCGCTGTGGCCCGGACCGCTGACGGTCGTGGTCCCACGATCGACATCGATTCCCGACATCGTCACCGCCGGCCGAGACACCGTTGCGATTCGTGTGCCCGATCATCACGTGATGCGGAAGCTGTTGAAACAGTGTCCGTTTCCTTTGGCCGCGCCCAGTGCCAACGTGTCCAACTACGTCAGCCCGACGACCGCCCGGCACGTCGCCGATGGATTGGGGCAATCTGTGGCGATGGTCTTGGACGGAGGCCGTTGTGACTGGGGTGTCGAATCGACCATCATTCAATTGAACGCCGACGGACCCAGGTTATTGCGTCCCGGTGGCATCACGGCGGAGCAGCTTCGCAGCGTTTTTGGCCAGATCCATGTTCCGGACCAAGATGGCAATCACACCCAGGCTCAGGTCGCGCCCGGTCAGTTGCCCACGCACTATTCGCCCGACAAAACGTTGGTTTTTTTGGACCGTTATGAAACCCTGCTTCGCGATCCATCTTTTCAAGCACCGCAAAGAACCGGCCGCATCGCATTCGGCAAATTGAATGATGCCCAGCGGTCGCGGTTTGACCAAGTTTGGGTCGTCGACGAAACGGGCGACCTGCGAAGAATCGCGTCAAGCTTGTTTGCCGTCTTACGCGAAGCCGACCAGAGTGACTGTGACCTGTTGGTGATCGATCGCTGTGAAGAATCCGGTATCGGCCGCGCGATCATGGACCGACTGCGTCGTGCGACGCGGTCGGTTGATCAAACCCATTAG